The Amycolatopsis jiangsuensis nucleotide sequence CCGTGCGACACCGCGGACAGCTCCACGCGTCCGGTCGAGGGCGCGGGCAGTGCGCCGTCCCCCTCCGGCACGGCCAGCGGCGCGTTCAGCACCGCGGCGACGCGGGCGGCCGACGCGCGGCCCTGGGCGAGCTGGGCGTTGACGTTCGAGAAGATCAGGAACGGCGTCTGCAGGAACTGCGCGAGCCCGACCGCGGCGACCAGGTCGCCGATCGTGATGTCCCCGCTCGCCGCCAGCGAACCGCCGACCAGGGCGACCACGGCGATGAAGATCCCGCTGAGCGCGAGCAGCGCGCCGTTGTGCCACGCCTGTGCCCGGGCCGCACGGATGGTCGCGAACAGCGAATTCTGGCTGGTGTCTCGGTAACGCGCCACCGCGGTGGGCTCCGCGCCGATGCCTTTCAGCACCCGGAGCCCGGACACGAGGTCGGCGGCGACGCCGGAGGCGTGCGCGGCGCGTTCCTGTTCGACCGCGCTGCGCTTCTCCAGCGGCTTGCCGATCAGATGGGCCAGGAACAACAGCGGCGGGGTGCCGAGCAGCACCAGGAGCCCGAGCGGAACGGACATCCGCAGCAGCACCACGGCGCTGACCACGAGCCCGGACAACCCGGCGACCCCGAACGGGAGCACCGCGTTGACCCGGCCCACGCGGCGGGCGTCGGAGACGCCGACGCTGGCCAGCTCCCCGGCGAGGGCACCGGTTTCCGCGCCACCACGGGGATGCAGCACCCGGCGGCTGAGCGCCAGCCGGATCTCGTGCGCGGCACGCACCGACGCCCGTTCCGCGGCCCGAGCGCCGAAGCGATAGCTGTTGGACAGCACCAGGAAGACGACCGCGAGCACGGCCAGCCAGCCCACCAGCGTGAGCGCCGAACTGTCCGCGACCGCTCGGTCGAGCACCACCCCGATCACGACCGGAACCAGCGCCTCGCCGCCTTGGTGCCCGACCGCGAGCAGCACTCCGAGGAGCACCTGTTTCCGTTGCCCGCCAATGGCCTGTCGCAGGACTGCCCGTCCGGTGGTCGCCCCAGCCGTGGTCACCGGCACCTCCGTGTCACTCTGTACGCGAAGGTAAGGCTAGTCTAAGCCGCGCTGCCCTGTCCCCGGGAGGTGTTGTGGTCCTCAGCGTGAGCCCGACGGCGCCGGCCGAACCGCCGGTCCGTGGCGGACGCGGCCGTACGGTGCGCGCCGCCGGGCTGGTGGTCGCGCTCGCGGTACTGGTGCTGGTGATGCTGGTGAGCGTCTGGGTCGGCTCGAAGAGCATCCCGTTCGGCTCGATCTGGTCGGTGCTCTGGCACGACGACGGCACCTCGGTCGACGCGGTGATCATCCACGACCAGCGGATCCCGCGGACGCTGCTGGGCGCGCTGGTCGGCGCGGCACTCGGGCTCGCCGGTGCGGTCATGCAGGCACTCACCCGCAATCCGCTGGCCGATCCGGGGATCCTCGGGGTGAACAACGGCGCGGCCGCCGCGGTGGTGTCCGCGATCGCGTTCTTCGGCGTCACCGGCGTGCTCGGGTACGTGTGGTTCGCCTTCCTCGGCTCGGCGATCGCCTCGCTGGTGGTGTACGTGCTGGGCACGGCCGGGCGCGCCGGGGCGACGCCGGACCGGCTGGTGATGTCCGGGGCCGCGCTCACCGCGGTGCTGCAGGCCTATCTGAGCGCGATCCTGCTACTGGAGCCGAACACCTTCAACCAGTTCCGATTCTGGAACGTCGGCTCGCTCAGCGGCCGCCGCGCGGACGTGCTGGTGCAGATCTCGCCGTTCGTGGCGGTCGGCATCGTGCTCGCGCTGCTGCTGGCCCGCCCGCTCAACGTGCTCGCGCTCGGGGAGCAGACCGGGCGGGCGCTCGGCGCGCGGCCCGGCCGGACGCGGGTGCTCGGCGCGATCGCGGTGACGCTGCTGTGCGGGGCCTCGACCGCGGCGATCGGGCCGATCACGTTCATCGGGCTGGCCGTGCCGCAGATCGTGCGCGCACTGGTCGGACCGGACCAGCGGTGGGTGCTGCCGTATTCGATGGTGCTGTCCCCGGTGCTGCTGATCGGTTCGGACGTGGTGGGCCGGATCCTGAACCCGCCGGAGGAGCTGCAGGTCGGCATCGTCACCGCGTTCCTCGGCGCGCCGGTGTTCGTGGCCCTGTGCCGGCGGCGGAAGCTGGCGCGGCTGTGACCGCCGTGCGGGAGAGGCCCGCCGCGATCCAGGTGCGTCCGCGGGCGCTGGTGACCGCGATCGTGCTGGCCGTGCTGCTGTTCGTGCTCGCCGCGGTGAGCATGACCACCGGTGACTACCCGCTGTCGGTGCTCGACGTGGTGAAGACGCTGCTCGGCTTCGGCGATTCGGGCACCGAGTTCATCGTGACCACCCTCCGGCTGCCGCGGCTGCTGCTCGCGGTGCTGGTGGGTGGCGCGCTCGCGGTCAGCGGGGCGATCCTGCAGAGCCTGTCCGGCAATCCGCTCGGCAGCCCGGACGTCATCGGCTTCACCCAGGGCTCGGCGACCGGGGCGCTGCTGGTGATCGTGCTGGCACACGGCAGCTCCGGCGACGTGGCCCTCGGCGCGCTGGCCGGCGGCGTGGTGACCGCGCTGGTGGTCGGCTTGCTCGCGTTCAGGCGCGGGCTGCAGGGGTTCCGGCTGATCCTGGTCGGGATCGGCGTGGCCGCGATGCTGCTCGCGGCGAACTCGTACCTCATCACGCGGGCGTCGATGCAGGACGCGTACTCGGCGCAGGCCTGGCTGGTCGGCGGGCTCAACGGCCGCGGCTGGGAGGAGGTCGTCCCGCTTGCGGTGGCCGTGGTGGTGCTGCTGCCGGTGGCCTTCGGCTACGGACGGAGGCTGGCGCTGCTGGAAATGGGCGACGACGCGGCCAAGGGCCTCGGCGTGCCGGTGGAGCGCAGCCGGATCGTGGCCATCGCGGTCGCGGTGGTGCTGTGCGCGATCGCCACCGCGGCGGCCGGCCCGATCGCGTTCGTCGCGCTGTCCGCCCCGCAGCTGGCGAAACGGGTGGTCCGCTCGGCGCGGCCGGTGCTGGTGTGCTCGGCGCTGATGGGTGCGCTGCTGCTGGTCGCCAGCGATCTGCTGACCCGGCTGGCGTTCGGCGAGGAGAGCCTGCCGGTGGGCATCGCGACCGGCGCGATCGGCGGGCTGTACCTGATGTGGCTGCTGTCGAGCCACTGGCGGCGCAACCGCGGCTGAGGCCGCTACCGGTCCGCGGTCTCGGCGGCCGGGGTGGGTTCGCCGAAGCGCGCCAGCGCGAGGGCGGCCGCCACCGCGAGGACGAACCCGGCCAGTGCCACGAGCACGAAACCCGGGCGGGTGCGATCGCCGAGGAACACGACGCCGACCAGCGAAGGCAGCACGGTCTCCCCGAGCACCATCATCGCCGTCGAGGTCGTCACGCTGCCTCGTTGCAGGGCGGTGGCGTAGAACAGCATCGCCATCCCGCCGGCGACGGCCACCACGTACAGCGCGGGATCACGCAGCAGGTCCAGCGGCGCCAGGCTGGGGATGACCCGGCCGCCGACCGCGACCAGGCCGAAGCACAACCCGGCGACCAGTCCCAGCGCGGGGGTCCGGATGCCTCGCCGGGCGCGTCCGGCGGCGAGCCCGGCGAGGCCGAGCACCACCACCGCACCGATCAGCGCGATGCGGAAGCCCAGGCCGACCTGTTCCGAGCCCTCGCTCTCGGCCGACGAACCCAGCAGCGCGAGCCCGGCGCAGACCACCGCCACCGCCGTCCACTCCCGGGCACCCAGCCGGACGCCGAACACCCGCGCGCCCACAGCGGTCACGGCCAGGCTGGCGGCCTGCGTCGCCTGGACCACGAACAGCGGCAGCACGTGCAGCGCACCGATCTGCGCGACGAACCCGAGCACGTCGAGTCCGAGCCCCAGCAGGTATTTCCACTGCCGCAGCACCCGCAGCAGCAACCGCGGATCGACTCCCGCGCCCGCGTCCGGCGCCGCTTTCGCGGCGACGGCCTGCATCACGGAGGCGACGCCGTAGGCGACGGCGGACAGCAGCGCGCCCAGGAATCCCCACACCATGCGGTCAACCCTATGCCGGTCATGATCGGGACGCTGCGTGCATCTCCGACGGCGCGGTGGGCGAGCGAGCACCGGCGGTTAGGCTGCGGTCATGCCAGACCAGCTGTACTTCCGCCAGTTGCTCGCCGGCCGGGACTTCGCGGCCGGCGATCCGGTCGCGACCCAGATGGTGAACTTCGCCTACCTCATCGGCGACCGCGAAACCGGCGAAGCGGTGGTGGTCGACCCGGCGTACGCGGTCCGCGACCTGTTGGACCTGCTCGAGGCGGACGGCATGCGGCTGACCGGGGTGGTCGCCACGCACCACCACGCGGACCACGTCGGCGGCGACCTGATGGGCATCGAGCTGCCCGGGATCGCCGAACTGCTCGCGACCGCGCCGGTGCCGATCCACGTCAACTCCGCCGAGACCGAATGGGTCCGCCGGGTCACCGGGGTCGCCGCGGGCGATCTGCGCGGGCACGACCACGACGACGTGCTGAGTGTCGGTTCGGTCGACATCCGCCTGCTGCACACGCCAGGGCACACGCCGGGCAGCCAATGCCTGCTGGTCCGCGATCGGCTGGTGTCCGGGGACACGCTGTTCCTGGAAGGCTGCGGCCGCACCGATCTGCCCGGCGGCGACGCGGACGAGATCTTCCGCAGCCTGCAAGGACTTGCCGCGCTCCCCGGTGATCCGGTGGTCTACCCCGGGCACCAGTACTCACCCGAGCCCTCCGCCGCGCTTTCGCGGGTCAAGTCCGCCAACTTCGTCTTCCGTCCGCGCACACTCGAACAATGGCGTGGCCTGTTCGGCTGAGAAGTGTCCTGTATGCCGGGAAGTGACACGGTCTCCCGGCACACAAAAGCCGTTTCCGCCGGGGCGGATTCCAGTGCGTGAGAGCCATCCGGGGCCGCATTGACTTCCCACGGTCGTGGCTTGAAGCTCGGAGCCATGGATAGCGGTGTTGCCTTGGTGTGCCGCCGGCACATCGATCTCGGCCGCCGGGCCGGCGGCGCCTGTCGGCCTTGCTGAACGCCGTTTTTCCTGTCTCCGAACAAAAACCGTACCCGGGAGAAATCCGTGTCGATTTCCACCACGGGCGTGCCCTCGCGCGCCGATCCGGCGGCGTCGGCTCCGGTGCCCCGTCCGGTCCGGCGGCGGCTGCCGTCGCCGCGCCGCTGGATCAGTCCCGTCGTGCTGCTCGTGGCATGGCAGATCGCCAGCTCGACGGGTGTCCTGCCACCGGAAAAGCTCAGCTCGCCGTGGACGGTCCTGCAGGCCGGCTTCGCATCCGCGAGCAGCGGGGAACTCGGCACCGCGTTCCTGGTCTCCCTCGGCCGCGTCGGTGCCGGATTCGTCCTCGGTGCCGCGGCGGGCATCCTCCTCGGTGTCCTTTCCGGACTGTCGCGCTGGGGCGAGGCACTGGTCGACCCGCCGGTGCAGATGCTGCGCACCCTGCCCTTCCTCGGGCTGATCCCGTTGTTCATCCTGTGGTTCGGGATCGGTGAGGAGACGAAGATCCTGCTTGTCGCGCTCGGCGTGGCGTTCCCGCTCTACCTGAACGTCCACTCGGGAATCCGCGGCGCCGACGAACGGCTGGTCGAAGCGACCCGGGCGCTCGGTTTCACCCGCGGGGAACGGCTGTGGCACGTGGTCGTGCCCGGAGCGCTGCCGCAGACCCTGGTCGGGCTACGGCAGTCGCTCGGTGTGGCCTGGCTGGCGCTGATCGTGGGGGAGACGGTGAACGCGGACGCCGGGATCGGCTACTTGATCACCAACGCTCGCGATTTCCTGCGCACCGACGTGGTGGTGGTCGGGCTCGTGGTCTACGCGGTGCTCGGCCTGGCCACCGACGCGCTGGTGCGCTTGCTGGAACGGAGGACCCTGCGATGGCGGAACCAGTGACCACGGTTTCCGGGCTGACCAAGCGGTTCGGTGACCGCGCCGTGCTGAACGGGGTGGACCTGAGCATCGAACGCGGTGAGTTCGTGGCCCTGCTCGGCCGCAGCGGCTCGGGCAAATCGACGTTGCTGCGGGTGCTCGCCGGACTGGACACCGAAATCGAGGGCAAGTCCGAAGTGGACGGTACGGTTTCGGTCGCGTTCCAGCAGCCGCGCCTGCTGCCGTGGCGGAAGGTGTGGCGCAACATCGTGCTCGGCCTGCGCCGCGGTGGGGAGAACCGCTCACGCGACCGTGCGCTCGCCGAACAGGCACTGAGCGAGGTGCAGCTGGCCGAGCACGCCGACGCGTGGCCGCTGACCCTCTCCGGCGGGGAGGCCCAGCGGGTCTCGCTCGCCCGCGCATTGGTGCGTGAGCCCGACCTGCTGCTGCTCGACGAGCCGTTCGGGGCGCTCGACGCACTGACCCGGCTCGCCATGCACCGGCTCGTCGAGGACCTCTGGCGCACGCACCGGCCCGCCGTCCTGCTGGTGACCCACGACGTGGACGAGGCGCTGGTGCTGGCCGACCGGATCCTGGTGCTGGGCGACGGGCATATCGTCGCGCGGCACCTGCTGGATCATCCGCGGCCGCGCGCCGCCGCCGACCACGCCGACGTGCGCCGCCGCGTCCTGGCCGATTTGGGAGTGACCGAAAGTGCACCTGCGTAGCACACTGGCCGTGCTGGCCGCCGCCTCGCTGCTGGGCGGACTCGCCGCCTGCTCGTCGTCGGGCGCCGCCACCGGGCCGGCGCCCGTGCCCGCCGCCGTTTCCCCCGCCGAGCTGGCGAAGGTCACGCTCCGGGTGGGCGATCAGAAAGGCGGGGTGAAGTCGTTGCTCACCGCGGCCAAGGCGCTGGGCGACGTGCCGTACCGGATCGAATGGTCCACCTTCACCTCGGGCCCGCCGCTGCTGGAAGCGGCGTCCGCCGGCGCGATCGATCTCGGTCGGGTCGGCAACACGCCGCCGATCTTCGCCGCGGCCGCGAAGGCGAAGATCTCCGTGGTGAGCGTGGCCAAGAGCAACGTCGAGCGGGAAACCATCCTGGTGCCGCCGGATTCCCCGCTGCGGGACGTCGGATCGTTGCGGGGCAAGACGATCGCCGTCGCGAAGGGTAGCTCGGCGCACGGCCAGCTGCTCAACACGCTGAAGAAGGCCGGACTGTCCACGAAGGACGTCAAGCTGTCGTTCCTGCAGCCGTCGGAGGCGTACGCGGCGTTCACCCAGCACGAGGTGGACGCGTGGTCGATCTGGGATCCCTATACCGCCCAAGCACAACTCGACGCGCATGCGCGGGTGCTGGCCGACGGCCGAGGCAGCTCCAACGGCCTGGCCTTCGAGACGGCCGGGAGAAGCGCGCTCGCCGATCCGGGCAAGAACACCGCGATCAAGGACTTCGTGCAACGCGTGGTGAAGGCGCAGGTGTGGGCGAACACGCACCACGACGAGTGGGCACGGGCGTGGGCGGCGGAGACCGGGCTGAAGCCCGCTGTCGCGCAGAAGACCGTAGCCGCGGGCCGCGACGTGCCCGCACCGCTGGACGATGCGGTGATCGCCTCGGAGCAGCAGCTGGCCGACGCGTTCACCGAGGAGGGCACGCTGCCCGGGAAGGTGGACTTCTCGGCGTTCGCCGATCGCCGTTACGGACCCGAGATCGAGGCCGTGAGGAGGAACGGATGAGCCTGAAACTGCACTGGTTCCTGCCGACCACCGGGGACGGCCGGACCATCGTGGAACGCTTCCACGCCAAGAAATCGCTCGGGCCGAGTGCACAGCGGACCGCGGACCTGGACTACCTCGCACAGGTCGCCCGGGCAGCCGAGTACCAGGGTTTCGAGGGTGTGCTGACGCCGACCGGCACCTGGTGCGAGGACGCGTGGCTGACCACCGCGGCACTGATCCGTGAGACGTCGAGACTGAAGTTCCTGATCGCGTTCCGGCCCGGGGTCGTCTCGCCGACGCTGGCCGCGCAGATGGCTGGCACCTTCCAGCGGCTGTCCGCGGGCCGGGCGCTGCTGAACATCGTCACCGGCGGGGACGCGGTCGAGCAACGCCGGTTCGGCGACTGGCACGACCACGACGAACGGTATGCGCGGACCGACGAATTCCTGTCCATCGTGCGCGGAGTGTGGTCGGGCAAGCCCTTCGACTTCACCGGAAACCACCTGCGGGTGGAAGGAGCGACGACGCTGGCCCAGCCGGATCCGGTGCCGCCGCTGTATTTCGGCGGCTCGTCGCCCGCCGCGCTCCCCGTTGCGGCCCGGCACGCGGACGTGTACCTCACCTGGGGTGAGCCACCCGCGCAGGTCGCCGAAAAGATCGCCAGGGTGCGCGAGCTGGCCGAGGCCAACGGGCGCACCGTCCGGTTCGGGGTGCGGCTGCACACGATCGCCCGCGACAGCTCGGCCGAGGCCTGGGCGGAGGCGCAGAAGCTGCTGGACGCGCTGAGCCCGGAGCAGATCACCCAGGCGCAGGCGACCCTCGCGGCGAGCGAGTCGGTCGGCCAGCGCCGGATGGTCGCGCTGCACGGCGGGCGGAGCGCCACCTCCGCGCGACAGCTGGAAATCCACCCGCACCTGTGGGCGGGTATCGGCCTGGTGCGCGGCGGCGCGGGCACCGCGCTGGTCGGCAGTCACGCGGAGATCGCGGACCTGATCGAGGAGTACCACGCTGCCGGGATCAGCGAGTTCGTGCTGTCCGGATACCCGCATCTGGAGGAGGCGTACTGGTTCGGCGAGGGAGTCCGCCCGGAGCTGGCCCGGCGGGGCCTGCTGGCCGGCGTTCCGGCGGCGCCCTCGCTCGCGGTCGCGGAACAGACGGTGGCGGCGCAGTAGCCACCGCGAGGACCACACTGGAGTGCGGGAAGGAGGGCACGGCGGTCGCGGTCGGAAGGGCCCGGCGTACCAGCGTTTAGCTTAGGCTAACCTAGTGGCGTGCGCCGCGTCCGGCTGCGGAGCCGGGAGAAAGGTCCGTCGTCATCGTGAAGAAGAAACCCGCCCTCCTCGGCGCCTTGTCCGCCGCCGTGCTGCTGCTGAGTGCCTGCTCGAGCGGATCGGACACCCCGGAATCCGGCGGCAGCCCGAACACGGCGTCGAACAGCTCCGCGTACCCGGTGACCGTGCCGACGAAATTCGGTGACGTGACCGTGGAGAAGAAGCCCGAACGCGTCGTCGCGCTCGGCTGGGGTGACGCGGAGACAGCGCTGGAACTGGGCGTCCAGCCGGTCGGCGCATCCGACTGGCTGCAGTTCGGCGGCACCGGTGTGGGCCCGTGGGACGCCGGGAAGTACCAGAACCCACCGGAGATCATCCAGACCCAGGACCCCAGCTACGAGAAGATCGCCGCGCTGCGGCCGGACCTGATCCTCGACGTGCGCGGCTCCGGTGACCAGCGACGGCACGATCTGCTGGCCAAGATCGCTCCCACGGTCGGGATCCCGGCCGGAGCGGAGAACTACCTCACCTCCACCGAACAGGAGACCACCACCATCGCCGCAGCCCTGGGCGTCAAGAAGCAGGGGGAGGAGCTGCTGGCCCAGGTGGACAAGGCCTTCTCCGCGGCGGCCGAGGCGCACCCGGGGTGGAAGGGCAAATCCGTGACGGTCGCGACCCGCACGTCCGAGGGCTGGGGCGCCTACACCGAGGGCGACGTGCGGCTCGGCTTCCTGCAGAAGCTGGGCTTCCAGCAGTCCCCGGCCATCGCGAAGCTCAAGCCGAACTCGGGCGGTTTCTCGGCCTCGATCTCCGGCGAGCAGCTCGGTCTCCTCGACGCGGACCTGCTCGTCGCGTTCCCGATCTTCATCGACCGCAAGCAGATCGCCGACGAACCCCAGTGGAAGCTGATTCCCGCGGTGAAGGACGGCCGTTCCGTCGTGATCGACGGCGAGCTGTCGAACGCGTTCTCCGCCGGTACGCCGGGTGCGCAGCGCTACGCGCTCGAAAAGCTCGTGCCGCTCATGGAGAAGACCGGCCTCAAGTAGCCGCTCAGCTTTCGGAGATCGTCCGCGACAGCGCGAGCGCGACCGTGCGGACGGCCGGGGCGACCCGTTCCGTGCGCATCCGCGTCGCCCAGCCGGAAATGGACACCGCGGCGACGGCGAGCCCGTTCGCGTCCACGAGGGGGCTCGCCGCGCAGACCACGCCGACGCCGGATTCCTCGCGTTCGAGGGCGATGCCGTCGTCGCGGATACGGGCCAGCTGGCGGCGCAGCAGACCGGGCGCGGTGATCGTGCGGCTGCTCACCCGGGGCAGTCCGGCCTCGATCACGCGCGTCACCACGTCGGCGGGGGAGCGGGACAGGATGGCCTTCCCGACTCCGGTGGCGTGCGCCGGGAACCGGCCGCCGATCCGGGACGGCAGGTCCGGCGCGTCCGGTCCGCGCAGCACGTCCAGGTACACCACCTCGGTGCCTTCCAGCACGGCGAGGTGCACGGTGTTGCGCGTGGCTTCCCGCAGATCGGCCAGGTAGGGCCGCGCGGCCTCGACCAGCCCGCGAC carries:
- a CDS encoding ABC transporter ATP-binding protein — encoded protein: MTTAGATTGRAVLRQAIGGQRKQVLLGVLLAVGHQGGEALVPVVIGVVLDRAVADSSALTLVGWLAVLAVVFLVLSNSYRFGARAAERASVRAAHEIRLALSRRVLHPRGGAETGALAGELASVGVSDARRVGRVNAVLPFGVAGLSGLVVSAVVLLRMSVPLGLLVLLGTPPLLFLAHLIGKPLEKRSAVEQERAAHASGVAADLVSGLRVLKGIGAEPTAVARYRDTSQNSLFATIRAARAQAWHNGALLALSGIFIAVVALVGGSLAASGDITIGDLVAAVGLAQFLQTPFLIFSNVNAQLAQGRASAARVAAVLNAPLAVPEGDGALPAPSTGRVELSAVSHGKLRGLDLTAEPGELLGVVTTDPAAATDLLDCLGRFADPKHGTVRIDAVDLSTVDPLEARATVLVAAHDADLFEGTLEENVRGGMAAVPDGVLAAAAADEVAGTLPEGTATAVTERGHSLSGGQRQRVALARALAADAPVLVLHDPTTAVDTVTEARIAEGLAQLRRGRTTIVVTTSPALLAATDRVVLLENGQVAAEGSHAGLVRERAGYRATVLS
- a CDS encoding FecCD family ABC transporter permease: MSPTAPAEPPVRGGRGRTVRAAGLVVALAVLVLVMLVSVWVGSKSIPFGSIWSVLWHDDGTSVDAVIIHDQRIPRTLLGALVGAALGLAGAVMQALTRNPLADPGILGVNNGAAAAVVSAIAFFGVTGVLGYVWFAFLGSAIASLVVYVLGTAGRAGATPDRLVMSGAALTAVLQAYLSAILLLEPNTFNQFRFWNVGSLSGRRADVLVQISPFVAVGIVLALLLARPLNVLALGEQTGRALGARPGRTRVLGAIAVTLLCGASTAAIGPITFIGLAVPQIVRALVGPDQRWVLPYSMVLSPVLLIGSDVVGRILNPPEELQVGIVTAFLGAPVFVALCRRRKLARL
- a CDS encoding FecCD family ABC transporter permease, translating into MTAVRERPAAIQVRPRALVTAIVLAVLLFVLAAVSMTTGDYPLSVLDVVKTLLGFGDSGTEFIVTTLRLPRLLLAVLVGGALAVSGAILQSLSGNPLGSPDVIGFTQGSATGALLVIVLAHGSSGDVALGALAGGVVTALVVGLLAFRRGLQGFRLILVGIGVAAMLLAANSYLITRASMQDAYSAQAWLVGGLNGRGWEEVVPLAVAVVVLLPVAFGYGRRLALLEMGDDAAKGLGVPVERSRIVAIAVAVVLCAIATAAAGPIAFVALSAPQLAKRVVRSARPVLVCSALMGALLLVASDLLTRLAFGEESLPVGIATGAIGGLYLMWLLSSHWRRNRG
- a CDS encoding DMT family transporter; its protein translation is MVWGFLGALLSAVAYGVASVMQAVAAKAAPDAGAGVDPRLLLRVLRQWKYLLGLGLDVLGFVAQIGALHVLPLFVVQATQAASLAVTAVGARVFGVRLGAREWTAVAVVCAGLALLGSSAESEGSEQVGLGFRIALIGAVVVLGLAGLAAGRARRGIRTPALGLVAGLCFGLVAVGGRVIPSLAPLDLLRDPALYVVAVAGGMAMLFYATALQRGSVTTSTAMMVLGETVLPSLVGVVFLGDRTRPGFVLVALAGFVLAVAAALALARFGEPTPAAETADR
- a CDS encoding MBL fold metallo-hydrolase → MPDQLYFRQLLAGRDFAAGDPVATQMVNFAYLIGDRETGEAVVVDPAYAVRDLLDLLEADGMRLTGVVATHHHADHVGGDLMGIELPGIAELLATAPVPIHVNSAETEWVRRVTGVAAGDLRGHDHDDVLSVGSVDIRLLHTPGHTPGSQCLLVRDRLVSGDTLFLEGCGRTDLPGGDADEIFRSLQGLAALPGDPVVYPGHQYSPEPSAALSRVKSANFVFRPRTLEQWRGLFG
- a CDS encoding ABC transporter permease, producing the protein MSISTTGVPSRADPAASAPVPRPVRRRLPSPRRWISPVVLLVAWQIASSTGVLPPEKLSSPWTVLQAGFASASSGELGTAFLVSLGRVGAGFVLGAAAGILLGVLSGLSRWGEALVDPPVQMLRTLPFLGLIPLFILWFGIGEETKILLVALGVAFPLYLNVHSGIRGADERLVEATRALGFTRGERLWHVVVPGALPQTLVGLRQSLGVAWLALIVGETVNADAGIGYLITNARDFLRTDVVVVGLVVYAVLGLATDALVRLLERRTLRWRNQ
- a CDS encoding ABC transporter ATP-binding protein codes for the protein MAEPVTTVSGLTKRFGDRAVLNGVDLSIERGEFVALLGRSGSGKSTLLRVLAGLDTEIEGKSEVDGTVSVAFQQPRLLPWRKVWRNIVLGLRRGGENRSRDRALAEQALSEVQLAEHADAWPLTLSGGEAQRVSLARALVREPDLLLLDEPFGALDALTRLAMHRLVEDLWRTHRPAVLLVTHDVDEALVLADRILVLGDGHIVARHLLDHPRPRAAADHADVRRRVLADLGVTESAPA
- a CDS encoding ABC transporter substrate-binding protein, with the translated sequence MHLRSTLAVLAAASLLGGLAACSSSGAATGPAPVPAAVSPAELAKVTLRVGDQKGGVKSLLTAAKALGDVPYRIEWSTFTSGPPLLEAASAGAIDLGRVGNTPPIFAAAAKAKISVVSVAKSNVERETILVPPDSPLRDVGSLRGKTIAVAKGSSAHGQLLNTLKKAGLSTKDVKLSFLQPSEAYAAFTQHEVDAWSIWDPYTAQAQLDAHARVLADGRGSSNGLAFETAGRSALADPGKNTAIKDFVQRVVKAQVWANTHHDEWARAWAAETGLKPAVAQKTVAAGRDVPAPLDDAVIASEQQLADAFTEEGTLPGKVDFSAFADRRYGPEIEAVRRNG
- a CDS encoding LLM class flavin-dependent oxidoreductase — protein: MSLKLHWFLPTTGDGRTIVERFHAKKSLGPSAQRTADLDYLAQVARAAEYQGFEGVLTPTGTWCEDAWLTTAALIRETSRLKFLIAFRPGVVSPTLAAQMAGTFQRLSAGRALLNIVTGGDAVEQRRFGDWHDHDERYARTDEFLSIVRGVWSGKPFDFTGNHLRVEGATTLAQPDPVPPLYFGGSSPAALPVAARHADVYLTWGEPPAQVAEKIARVRELAEANGRTVRFGVRLHTIARDSSAEAWAEAQKLLDALSPEQITQAQATLAASESVGQRRMVALHGGRSATSARQLEIHPHLWAGIGLVRGGAGTALVGSHAEIADLIEEYHAAGISEFVLSGYPHLEEAYWFGEGVRPELARRGLLAGVPAAPSLAVAEQTVAAQ
- a CDS encoding ABC transporter substrate-binding protein — translated: MKKKPALLGALSAAVLLLSACSSGSDTPESGGSPNTASNSSAYPVTVPTKFGDVTVEKKPERVVALGWGDAETALELGVQPVGASDWLQFGGTGVGPWDAGKYQNPPEIIQTQDPSYEKIAALRPDLILDVRGSGDQRRHDLLAKIAPTVGIPAGAENYLTSTEQETTTIAAALGVKKQGEELLAQVDKAFSAAAEAHPGWKGKSVTVATRTSEGWGAYTEGDVRLGFLQKLGFQQSPAIAKLKPNSGGFSASISGEQLGLLDADLLVAFPIFIDRKQIADEPQWKLIPAVKDGRSVVIDGELSNAFSAGTPGAQRYALEKLVPLMEKTGLK
- a CDS encoding IclR family transcriptional regulator; translation: MRTTGRNDQPADGLVAARIAALLDAFRPGDDVLGVSELARRTGLAKTTVHRLAGHLADTGLLERDGTSVRLGLRLFEIGQLAVRRRGLVEAARPYLADLREATRNTVHLAVLEGTEVVYLDVLRGPDAPDLPSRIGGRFPAHATGVGKAILSRSPADVVTRVIEAGLPRVSSRTITAPGLLRRQLARIRDDGIALEREESGVGVVCAASPLVDANGLAVAAVSISGWATRMRTERVAPAVRTVALALSRTISES